The genomic stretch TATAGTATAAATGTGTAAATTCctttttaacatttcattttctgttattctgtacttataatgaataaatccagttttgtttttgatttgtgaGATAAAGTTGTAATTTGATCTAGGCACAGCTTCATTTTTAGCCATAAACTCTTTACATTCTGTATACCGTAAATGTGAATGACTTTCTCAGAccttaaattatgttttagaaTGAAATGCCATATAATTTTATACATGtagaaaagagagagacaacCTCAAAAAGTGTTATTAACTTCCAGCTTCATGTACTGCTTTCTGTTTACCTATGAAAGGTGTTAAATAGACTGTTTTCATAACACTGACCATAGTGGAGTAGCAATAAAAAGCCATTTTATAATTTAATCTAATTGCAAGTTTGAAGTGCCTGCTCTTCCAGTGCTGTATCAGTGATTGCCTTGTAAGTGCTTCAGGTTTCTAGGAGTCTACAGGTTACTCACTTGCTACTGTGTGGTAAAAACGCACTGTCATCATTTTTCGATTCTGTGTCATCCTTAAGTACGTCTGGAGAGTGCAGGTCAGTAAGCATTCACTCGGAGTGACCAGTGGCTCCGATACGTCAGACAGCAGTCGTTCCTTCTCTACGCAGAGTCTGGTACTTCCCAATGCCAACACAGACCCAGAGAAGTGAAAGAACAAGGCAGAAACACAACAGCAAACCACAACAAAACCAGAGCCCACCATACTGATTCTGTGTAATATCCGGAGCAACTGCAAAAGAAAGTGCAGGGCTTTGCTTggttgtttgtatttgtgttgttgtttttctttctttcaaactGAAGAAGAAAAGTGACTGTGAGGTCCTACCTTCATTGTGTTCGTCACGAAAGatacacccacccacacacagaccATATCCCAGCAGCTTTTCTTGATGATTACCACCCTTTTGTATTGAGCAAATAGATTTAGTGTAAAGTCTAGGAGGCTGGCTTATGTGACATGTGCTTTGAAACGACCTGCCAGGAACGATCTAAGAatagatatttttttaactgccAGTTCCATGAAGGCAAATTCACAAATCTTTCCAGGGTTCCAAGaaagcatttttgtattttctgaaCTGGGGTCATTCCATATTAAAGCACTATCAAGGTATCACTATCACTACAGtacttcatttaattaattaattcatatttttgtatgtTTCAAATAATCTCAAGTACTTTTctcctttattatttattattatctggaTGCAAATTCAGCTTTAAATCTCTTTGTGTTGCCTGTCTTTTTAGTTTAGAATAGTGGTTGCAGTTCTAAGGCCATCACAATCATACAACTAGTAAATAGTGTAGTCTGTAGAGAAAATGAATTAGGACTAAAGTTGTATAATactgtttcatgtttttttaaacgTGCATATTTTTTGTGACAGCTGCAAGTCAGCAAGGgttagtaaataaatacattttaaaaagaaatccttaaatatattGATTCAATTGTTGAAACCAGTTATTACTTTAGAACTGAGAGCGTGTTAAACCCTATtgaaataatgtatacattgtAATTCAGTTTAAGATGCAAATTACCCTTgaaatacaatgtattttatttatattttattaactaTTGTTTCTGacttgatttttgtatttttatcattTGCAATTACTTCATGCTTGTCActacaaataaatgttaaattctaaaatatattttataacgtATATTTATAACGtttataactgtttttttttttaatgcattgttAATTTCAGACTTTGTTGGCAAACCAGAAACTTGAATAACATGAATTATAATAAATGCAGTTACTTCCAATAAGTACGTAGGAATTTATTGTGAAATCTAGGACCAGTAAATCGGTCCAGGACAAATGCATAGTCAGTTCATACACAATGTGGAATGATGTTCTTCACATTTGTGTGGGGTTTTTCTATGGAGGTTTCATAAATACCCTTGATAAAACAAGCAATACAGTTAAGAAGTGTCTGTCATCTAATAATCAGTGcttgaaatggaaaaataaatactagtATTCAAGTCTATTGATGGGGTGTAGATAACATAAGTACTATaagtatataagtatatataagTATTTTGAGCTGAGAAGCGTTAGTACTCGCAtgtttgaaacagagaagtgatggtgttttttcagtctttttctctcaaaattaaagtaaaatcaGTGCAGAGTTTGTGAAGAATAAtgctttattatattttatacaacAAATAGCTGGGAAACTTTGAGATACACATAGGGCTGATTATACTTCATCACaatataacataaaaaatatggaaaataaagttagtaaagattaaaaaaaacaccaaaggtataattgtaatatttttcagCAATGTTATTTTATATGTCATAATAACTGATTTTTACTCGAGATGACAGATCTTAGATCACCATTCCCTTTGTTGAGTCTACAGTCTTGTGCATAtacaaaaatgtgatctttagaAGGGATCATGCTTTATCTATCATCTACATATTATTCATTGATTTgtgaggtggggtggggggttgtttTAAAAACTTTATCACTCATTGAAGTTCACTATCAATTCTTTAActtcagtttaattaaatgCGCTCTTCACAATTAAGTACTGTTGATAATCAGTATATTTAAACAGaacctcaatatatatatttaagttttGGAATAATATTTGAATTATAGAGACTTCATATTCACCTATTTGTATGTTGCAGGTTTTGAGTCTTTATCttctacattttctttcttataGCTGCATAATTTGCAGAGCTAGAATTCATATTAAGTTGGAAACTCATAACCAGGAATATTTTTGAACTACTTGAGCAAACCCCTAAAAGTCAAGACAAGATCTATTAGTATGCAGCACTGTCCTCaacttaattaataaaacaaataaaaatcagaTTAAACTGGCCTATATACTCAGtaagaaagaataataataaagaaaacatcTAATATAAAGTTacagtgaaataaattatttacatCCTTTAGCATTTATAAGATTTTTGGGGAGTTTATAAATGCAGGATATGTACTTGttaatgtgttaaaaaatatGCCTCTACATTTTACTACTAAATTACTTGTTGTAAcaataatttgcttaattttatGCATTGTATTTTGAACATTATGTTTCTCTGAAGCCCAGAGTCTGCATAGCACATAAAACAATATCACGGAGTGTACCACACACCTGTGCCAAGGCTTTCTGTGCCAACAAATGGGAAACAATCAGCCCAGATGTGAAACCCCCATGTGTGCCAAAAGCATTGCCCTTGAGCCCAGAgcaacaaaatgaatagttttgtatttcagagaaattcattaatttagaaaaaaaaaaaaaactctgatcATGGGGTGGTTATTTCTATAAACCATTAATTGCCAGACTAATGAATCTTAAAGGCTAAggacaaaatattaatattgcaaCTCTGCAATGAGATGGCAAACACAAAAGTGGCAAAAGTCTGATTGACTTAACAATGAATGCTGGTCCACCTGATTCAAATATTTTGGATAATCTGAATTGaaattatgcattttttaatttattttttattagcagcataAAATGGTCTGGGATTTATATCCAAAGCATTGGAAACAGTTTTTCTGAGTCCTGTTGAACATTAAGAAGATTCACTGGGCAATTTTGATTGATATGTTTTATCTTTTGCCAATTTGTGGTGCAGAAATCTGAGATACTGTTCATGATTTCATTGCTCTGTGGCAACAGACCCTATGCCTTATAAGGGAAAGCTGTTAGAACTGACTGACCATTATATTGCTAAGGAGATCAGAGGGTCATTTGTGTTTAGTCATACATTGCTGAAGGCTTAAAATCCCAAGTTAACATTCAGAAACCTGCATTTCTGATGGGTTGTTTTGAGCTATGAACCACTGTTGTAAAATAACTGTTGCTACATAGGTGGATTCTTTCAGGGACACTTCAAATATCACCATGCTCATAATATTACATAAATACTTGTTGCCTGTGGAGTGATGTaagatttttcattttcagttttgtgGCTCAGTGTCTGGGTCTCGGGCACAGCCACACTCTTGCACCAGGGTGATAGTGGAGATGGTCACAGTGATGTGTTGGTCAATGTAGATGACTGGAATACTGTCCTCAGCCACAGGTCTGCAGCACGGCACCTGCTAAAGCACAGTAGGCATTCAAgatttattataaaacataaattccTACGTActtattgtaaattaaaacatacccactggtatatatatatatatatatatatatatatatatataaaagctatTGGTTGTATATAAAGATATATAATCACTTTTGACATTTAGTTCaaccaaaataatgtattttacacaTTCCAGTTCCTTTTCTAATACCTGCGTGCCAGTCTTACATCTTTCTCAGGATGATAGGATTATGGCAGGGACCTGTTTCATCTTGCCTTGAGGTGATATGCTGTTGGCAAAGTAGGTTTGGGAACTGTGTGCAGTGAAAAGTGTTTCCTCTCCTAATCCCCAGGCGACCTTGCACAAGGAGCCGTATTGACATCACACAGTGTATCCTGTGCACATAGACAAAGCACCGAGATAACCGGGACACAACCTGTGTGCGTTCTCACTAGAAGCAGACCCTTACAGTTTAACTTGTCAGGATGAATGCAGTTACTGCCAATGTGCTGCCAGCGTACGTGTCTGGTGGATTCCACAGCACAATTAACTAAATATTGAAATGTGACGGGCGTCCGTTACTTAAACAATTACGGTAGTGTGTACTGTCGTCTTCAGTTATTTCAAGTGGCATTTTCTGCTGAACCAGGCATACGACTGATTATAAACTGTGATATCTTGATATTAAAATTGAAGGATTGTGTCTGTATTTATGGCAGTATTAAGCCTTTGAAGATGGGAGATGTCAAAAACAGCACTTCGGGCACTCCAACACCAAGGAGAGAAGTATAAAAATAGATGATGTCGTGAAGGTTTGGGGAAAGGATTGGAGTGCATTGATAATTGGTGAAAGTTGGTTTAGAAGTGTTAATAACTTCAAAACCAATATTGAACAGGCAGGCAAAACTGTCCTCGGGAGAAGGGTGTGGGGTACCTGAGGGAGATGGCGTTTGGAGGAGGGAATGTCATCCCTGCAGCGCCAGGAGGACGATCTGTCCCAGTCAGATGGACAGTTCACACACTGGATGTATGTGAAGCTTTCAGGGTACAGGAACCAACTCTCCCAGCCCAGATCtgagagaaacagcacagcataGAGCAGAGAAGTCTTAAAACTGGTTTCTTTTATCAGGCATGTGTTGTACTTTCCTACcaattgtatgttttatatatctatatcaatgtttgtttgttttttctccccagTTATTTTCTACAATCATATTCAATCAATTTGATCAATTGAATAGATATGTGAGTGGGATGCACTTTAGGTTGTGCTTACCTTTGATGAAGATCTGTGACACCAGCTGACAGCATTGTTGACCCACTGTGGTGTTGGAGTTTGTCATTGGAGATTGCTGAATTGAGGTGTTGTAACCTGCTGAAGGAAGATGTAAATAGTAGCAATATACCAATAAAACTGAGCAAAGCAAAGTGTGTTTGCACTTTGTCTGAAACGTGCAATAAAGAGAATGCTGTTGTAAACACCAGTCTCTGAACATGACATTTTATAGTCTTCAATGGTGGTTTTCCCACATGTTTTTACATCACTGACGCAACTTGCTTCCGCTTGTGGGAATAAAGTGGGATTTCACTTACCAGGTGTTTTTGAATTGTGATGCATTAGATTGAATGAAGTCTTCCAGGTATCTCGGAGTTGGCTCATTACATCCTGATTCACTCGGGGCTCCCACTCCAGATTTAAAGCACGGAGAAGCTTGTCTTTGATGGACTGTAGTGACTCGCCTTTACAGCTGCATACAGGAAACACAACAAGAACAGCTCAACCTATATGGTCCCTGGTTGACATTTGAGGTTCTCTGTAACATTTGCTGATTACCTTTTAAATCTTAACCCTGTTACACGTAGTTGTAGTTTCTGCAAttcctgaaaaatataatcaagTTTCAGTTTGAGTTCCAGTATCGTGAGGGTAATGCTTTACAATAAAGTCAGCTAAATCcctcatgaattaatgtatgaatgcCACAGGAATAACACCCGAATATTTCTGAGGTCTGAGGgtaatcacatgtataaaccTTTGACCCAACCTcatccctaaccctgaccctaatcCCAGTCTTAACTGTACTGTGCATGATCAGCATCAGAACTTGAAGGAAGTGGAATAGGGTGTTATTCCTCTGGTACTGATAATTAATTAGCTCTTTGTAGGCCAAACTTGTAAAGTTTAACCCATGATTGCTGATCATTATTCCATACTgcaaatactttattttgtgtgcttTCAAATTTAATCTTATAGTATTAGctatcaatataaatatatgtatgaacTATAGTGAAAAATTGTCTGAAATAATATAACTATGCCATCTTATGCACATATTGGAAAATACTGGAAGCACAATGTAATGTAATCCCTTTTTTTTGGTTGGCATGTGTCTTTTCAGTTGGCTGACACCTCCCTTGATTGTGCAATGTAGAcagtttgtctttgtttttgaaggaatgttgtttttttagcttTACTGTGGCTTGTACTTCATGcggtattataattatatagtaCTGGCACTCAATGTCTGTATAATGGTTCCAAATGAAAAAGTACCTTGGTGAAGAAGAACAGCTCTTTGAGCTAAATATTACAGCATTAGGAAATCTGCAGTATAACACAGGACACCCCGGCAATAGTGCACAGAGTTGGTATTATGGTAGTATGGTTGTATGCGGGTGGCTATATAGTTCTATTGTATATTGGGGGTGTCCGACACTTTTAGCCAATGAAATGTAAAGGTTTGCATacctgaacagaaaaaaaatatatttttcaaattcctTTCTGCAAGTAACATTGTCATCTAGCTTTGAACGCTCTTAAACATCAGCATGTAAATAGGGAAGGAAATATCTATGTG from Amia ocellicauda isolate fAmiCal2 chromosome 8, fAmiCal2.hap1, whole genome shotgun sequence encodes the following:
- the gsdf gene encoding gonadal somatic cell derived factor isoform X1; the encoded protein is MSVLMLLVTVIFGCSLGKAFILPVAQENTSPSPSVPDMPVIKMTSCKGESLQSIKDKLLRALNLEWEPRVNQDVMSQLRDTWKTSFNLMHHNSKTPAGYNTSIQQSPMTNSNTTVGQQCCQLVSQIFIKDLGWESWFLYPESFTYIQCVNCPSDWDRSSSWRCRDDIPSSKRHLPQQVPCCRPVAEDSIPVIYIDQHITVTISTITLVQECGCARDPDTEPQN
- the gsdf gene encoding gonadal somatic cell derived factor isoform X2, whose translation is MSVLMLLVTVIFGCSLGKAFILPVAQENTSPSPSVPDMPVIKMTSCKGESLQSIKDKLLRALNLEWEPRVNQDVMSQLRDTWKTSFNLMHHNSKTPAGYNTSIQQSPMTNSNTTVGQQCCQLVSQIFIKDLGWESWFLYPESFTYIQCVNCPSDWDRSSSWRCRDDIPSSKRHLPQVPCCRPVAEDSIPVIYIDQHITVTISTITLVQECGCARDPDTEPQN
- the gsdf gene encoding gonadal somatic cell derived factor isoform X3 — translated: MSVLMLLVTVIFGCSLGKAFILPVAQENTSPSPSVPDMPVIKMTSCKGESLQSIKDKLLRALNLEWEPRVNQDVMSQLRDTWKTSFNLMHHNSKTPGYNTSIQQSPMTNSNTTVGQQCCQLVSQIFIKDLGWESWFLYPESFTYIQCVNCPSDWDRSSSWRCRDDIPSSKRHLPQQVPCCRPVAEDSIPVIYIDQHITVTISTITLVQECGCARDPDTEPQN